The proteins below are encoded in one region of Hordeum vulgare subsp. vulgare chromosome 3H, MorexV3_pseudomolecules_assembly, whole genome shotgun sequence:
- the LOC123440425 gene encoding transcription factor WRKY19-like has translation MQAQSRLIMNPNVGVAGYDDSAAADEQHKAVLRELTHGHELTAHLQAEALRALRGQGQAEATAALILQEVSRAFSVCISIMGGSAPAAPPPDATPVVATGAASARRPRDDGVPRKVTVTSSPYSDGYQWRKYGQKRIMRTSFPRCYYRCCYHRERSCPATKLVQQQQPHGDGDQTMYNVIYVHEHTCDHAAPAEPAARGSAPAPLGFAAGQQRGGVGLDRGSMEELERQALVSSLACVLQGRHQSYSGSGAGTPDGSPSQGRAGDVGLDVMDYDMTGTLYFAASSSYGPGGDGMIP, from the exons ATGCAGGCGCAGTCCCGTCTCATCATGAACCCCAACGTCGGCGTCGCCGGCTACGACGACTCCGCGGCGGCCGACGAGCAGCACAAGGCGGTGCTGAGGGAGCTGACGCACGGGCACGAGCTGACGGCGCACCTGCAGGCGGAGGCGCTGCGGGCGCTGCGCGGGCAGGGCCAGGCCGAGGCCACCGCCGCATTGATCCTGCAGGAGGTGTCCCGCGCCTTCTCCGTCTGCATCTCCATCATGGGCGGCTCCGCCCCGGccgcgccgccgcccgacgcgacCCCCGTCGTTGCCACCGGCGCCGCGAGCGCGCGCCGTCCTAGAGACGACGGCGTCCCGAGAAA GGTAACAGTGACTTCCTCGCCATACTCCGACGGGTACCAGTGGAGGAAGTACGGCCAGAAGAGGATCATGAGGACGAGCTTCCCAAG GTGCTACTACCGATGCTGCTACCATCGCGAGCGCAGCTGCCCGGCGAcgaagctggtgcagcagcagcagccgcacGGCGACGGCGACCAGACCATGTACAACGTCATCTACGTCCACGAGCACACGTGCGACCACGCTGCTCCGGCCGAGCCGGCGGCGCGCGGCTCCGCGCCCGCCCCGCTCGGCTTCGCCGCCGGGCAGCAGCGGGGCGGCGTCGGCCTGGACCGCGGCTCCATGGAGGAGCTCGAGCGGCAGGCGCTCGTGTCGTCCCTCGCCTGCGTGCTTCAGGGCCGCCACCAGAGCTACTCCGGGTCCGGGGCCGGCACGCCGGACGGATCGCCCTCGCAGGGCCGCGCCGGCGACGTGGGGCTGGATGTCATGGACTACGACATGACGGGCACGCTGTACTTCGCGGCGTCCTCATCGTATGGGCCGGGCGGCGACGGCATGATTCCTTGA